Proteins encoded together in one Pirellulales bacterium window:
- a CDS encoding replication-associated recombination protein A, with product MSLFADSEAENRRQAQPLAARMRPATLDQFVGQEHFLGEGKLLRRLLAADRLGSVIFYGPPGTGKTTLAHLLATASRSRFRELSAVASGVKELREVLEEARDHLAAEGNRTLLFIDEIHRFNRAQQDVLLPDVEEGAVILVGATTQNPGFALNSALVSRSRIFEFKPLSIEHIKLLIRRALADKNSGLATEQVQIDDDAIEFLAEVSDGDARRALGALEIGVLSSSARPLRFNRALAEESVQRKLVDYDRLGDAHYDAASALIKSIRGSDPDAALYWLAKMLEGGEDIRFITRRLVILASEDIGNADPHALPLAVAAMQACEFVGLPECQLTLSQAVTFLACAPKSNAATLAIGEALRDIREGRTLPVPVILRDSHYHTAKRLGRGDNYQYSHDAPDAIAIQDYLGVEKTYYRPVDRGFETEIAERLKRTRARLREAKAQTDDPLRE from the coding sequence AGTTCGTGGGCCAAGAACACTTTCTCGGAGAAGGTAAATTGCTGCGCCGATTGCTGGCGGCAGATCGGCTGGGGTCCGTCATTTTCTACGGTCCCCCGGGTACTGGGAAAACAACGCTCGCTCACTTGCTCGCCACGGCCAGTCGCAGCAGATTTCGTGAATTGAGCGCGGTGGCGAGCGGCGTCAAAGAGCTGCGCGAAGTGCTGGAGGAAGCCCGCGATCATCTGGCGGCGGAAGGCAATCGCACCTTGCTGTTCATCGATGAGATCCATCGCTTCAATCGGGCGCAGCAAGATGTGCTCTTGCCCGATGTGGAGGAGGGCGCGGTGATTCTCGTCGGAGCAACGACCCAGAATCCTGGTTTTGCCTTAAATAGTGCGCTCGTCAGCCGCAGCCGAATTTTTGAGTTCAAACCGCTGTCGATCGAGCACATCAAGCTGCTGATCCGCCGAGCGCTGGCCGACAAGAACAGCGGTTTGGCAACAGAGCAAGTGCAAATCGACGACGACGCAATCGAGTTTCTCGCCGAAGTCAGCGACGGCGACGCCCGGCGCGCTTTGGGAGCGCTGGAAATCGGCGTACTTTCGTCGTCTGCGCGGCCGTTGCGATTCAACCGTGCGCTAGCCGAAGAATCCGTCCAACGAAAACTTGTCGATTACGATCGCCTCGGCGATGCCCATTACGACGCCGCCAGCGCGCTCATCAAGAGCATCCGCGGCAGCGACCCCGACGCGGCGCTCTACTGGCTCGCCAAGATGCTCGAAGGGGGCGAAGATATCCGCTTCATCACTCGCCGTCTGGTGATTCTCGCCAGCGAAGACATCGGCAACGCTGATCCGCATGCCTTGCCGCTGGCCGTCGCCGCCATGCAAGCTTGCGAGTTCGTCGGTCTACCCGAATGTCAGCTTACCCTCTCGCAAGCCGTTACCTTTCTCGCCTGCGCACCCAAAAGCAACGCCGCCACACTGGCGATTGGCGAAGCGCTGCGCGACATTCGCGAAGGCCGCACGTTGCCCGTTCCCGTAATTTTGAGAGACAGTCACTACCACACCGCCAAGCGCCTTGGCCGCGGCGACAATTATCAGTATTCTCACGACGCCCCGGATGCCATCGCCATCCAAGACTATCTTGGCGTCGAGAAAACCTATTACCGCCCCGTCGATCGCGGTTTTGAAACGGAGATCGCCGAGCGCCTCAAAAGAACCCGCGCTCGATTGCGCGAAGCCAAGGCTCAAACCGATGATCCGCTGCGCGAATAA